CGCCGAGGGCGATCGCTACTCGCCCGTGGGGCTCGTGAGCACCGGTGGCGATCCGGAGGCGTTCCCCGCGGTCCACGAGGGCCGCGTCCGGGTGCAGGACGAGGGGTCGCAGCTGGCGGCCCTCGCCCTGTCGCGGGCGCGCCCGGTCGTCCCCGGCGAGCGCTGGCTCGACCTCTGCGCGGGGCCCGGCGGCAAGGCGGCCCTCCTCGCCGCGGAGGCGCGAGGCGGGGGAGCGATGCTCCTCGCGAACGAGGTGGTGCCGGGGCGCGCCGGTCTGGTGCGCCAGGCGCTGGCGGCCGTCGATCCGTCGGTCGAGGTGCGCGTGGGCGACGGCCGCGAGATCGGGCGCGAGCACCCCGGTGCGTTCGACCGCATCCTCCTCGACGCCCCGTGCACCGGGCTCGGCGCGCTGCGGCGCCGCCCGGAGGCGCGCTGGCGGAAGTCGGCCGACGACGTCGCGCAGCTGGCCGCGCTGCAGGGCGAGCTGCTCGACGCCGCGCTCGAGGCGCTGGCGCCCGGCGGGCTGCTCGCGTACGTCACCTGCTCGCCGCACCTCGGCGAGACGCGGCGCGTCCTCGCGCTGGCCGAGGAGCGCCACCCGGGCGCGCTCGAGCCGCTCGACACCCCCGCGGTCCTGCGCACGATCACCCGCGAGCCGCTCCCGCTCGGCGGCGACGGGTCGCACGTGCAGCTCTGGCCGCACCGTCACGGCACCGACGCGATGTTCATCCAGCTCCTGCGCCGCACCTGACCCGCGGAGGTTCAGCCGGGGTGAGGACCCGGGGTCCCCGCCTAGGCTGGGAGGCATGCCCGCACGGATCAACCCCAGCATCCTGTCCGCCGACTTCGTCAACTTCGAGGCCGAGCTCCAGCGGATCGCGACGGCCGATCTCGTGCACGTCGACGTGATGGACAACCACTTCGTGCCCAACCTCACCTTCGGGCTGCCGATGGTGCAGCGCCTCCAGGAGGTGTCGCCGCGCCCGCTCGACGTGCACCTGATGATCGACGACCCCGACCGCTGGGCGCCGGGCTACGCCGAGACGGGCGCGTACTCCGTCACCTTCCACGCCGAGGCCGCGCGCGACGCGGTCGCCCTGGCGCGCCGCCTCCGCGAGATCGGCGCGCGCGCGGGCATCGCCCTCAAGCCCAGCACCCCGGTCGACGAGTACCTCGACCTGCTGCCCGAGTTCGACCAGGTGCTCGTGATGACCGTCGAACCCGGCTTCGGCGGCCAGTCGTTCATGGCGGAGACGATGCCCAAGCTGCATGCGCTCCGCTCGGTGGTCGACCGCACGGGTCTCGACGTCTGGCTGCAGGTCGACGGCGGCATCGCCCCCGGGACGATCGAGATCGCCGCCGAGGCGGGCGCCGACACCTTCGTCGCCGGCTCCGCCGTGTTCGGCGCCGACGACCCGGAGGCGGCCATCGCCGCCCTCCGCGACACCGCGACGGCGCACCTGCACCGGCACTGACCGTCCGCCCCGGGCCGCCGTCCGCGGCGTATAGACTTCCCCGGTGAAAACTTTCGACGACCTCTTCGCTGAGCTGGGCGAGAAGGCCGCCGCGCGCCCCGAGGGCTCGGGCACCGTCCGCGAGCTCGACGCCGGAGTGCACTTCATCGGCAAGAAGATCGTCGAGGAGGCCGCCGAGGTCTGGATGGCCGCCGAGTACGAGGGCGACGAGCGCACGGCCGAGGAGATCTCGCAGCTGCTCTACCACCTCCAGGTGCTGATGCTGGCGAAGGGCCTGTCGACCGCCGACGTCTACCGGCATCTGTGAGCCCGCTGCCCGCGGTCCGTCGTCGCTCAGCGCCGTCGCGTCCGCACGCACCGCGCGCCGGACGGCCCGCGCCCACCGATCCACCGTCGAGCTCCCGAGGACCTTCCGCCGTGACCACCACCCCTCCCGCCACGACCGCACTCCTGCGCGTGGCCGTGCCCAACAAGGGCTCCCTCTCCGAGACCGCCGGCCAGATGCTGGCCGAGGCCGGCTACGCCGGTCGCCGCGACCCCAAGGAGCTGCACGTCGTCGACGAGCGCAACGGGGTCGAGTTCTTCTACCTCCGCCCGCGCGACATCGCGACCTACGTCGGCTCCGGTGCCCTCGATGTCGGAGTGACGGGGCGGGATCTTCTCATCGACTCCGGTTCCGAGGCGCGCGAGATCGCGAGCCTGGGCTTCGCGGACTCGACGTTCCGCTTCGCCGGCCCGGCCGGCCGCTACACCGCCCTCGAGGAGATCGACGGCCTCCGCGTCGCGACCAGCTACCCCGGGCTGGTCGGCGGCTTCCTCCGTGAGCACGGCGTCGACGTCACCCTGATCCGCCTCGACGGCGCCGTCGAGTCGGCCATCCAGCTCGGAGTCGCGGATGTGATCGCCGACGTCGTCGAGACGGGCACCACGCTCCGCAAGGCCGGCCTCGAGATCTTCGGCCCCGTGATCCTCGACTCGACCGCCGTGCTGGTCTCGTCCGCGGGCGAGCCCGCCGGCATCCCCGTGCTGCTGCGCCGCCTCCAGGGCGTGCTGGTCGCCCGCGAGTACGTGCTGCTCGACTACGACTGCCCCGCCTCGCTGCTCGAGGAGGCGACCGCCATCGCGCCCGGCTTCGAGTCGCCGACCGTGTCGCCGCTGCACGACCCCGAGTGGCTCGCCGTGCGGGTCATGGTCACCCGCGCCGACATGAACCAGGTGATGGACCGCCTCTACGACCTGGGCGCGCGCGCGATCCTCGTCACGTCGATCCACGCCGCTCGTCTCTAGGGAGGCGCCGTGAGTCTCGCCGTCCGCGTCATCCCCTGCCTCGACGTCGCCGCCGGGCGCGTCGTCAAGGGCGTCAACTTCCAGAACCTGCGCGATGCGGGCGACCCCGTCGAGCTCGCGCGCCTCTACTTCGAGCAGGGCGCCGACGAGCTGACGTTCCTCGACGTCACCGCGACCGTCGACGACCGCTCCACCACCTACGACGTGGTCCGCGCGACCGCCGAGCAGGTGTTCATCCCGCTCACGGTCGGAGGCGGGGTGCGCGGCGTCGAGGACGTCTCCCGCCTGCTCGCCCACGGCGCCGACAAGGTGGGGGTCAACTCGGCCGCGATCGCCCGGCCCGAGCTCGTCGGCGAGATCGCCGACGTCTTCGGTGCGCAGGTGCTCGTCCTCTCGCTCGACGTCAAGCGGAGCGACGCCACCGCCTCCGGCTTCGTCGTCACCACCCACGGAGGCCGCCGCGAGACCACCCTCGACGCCCTGGCCTGGGCGGCCGAGGCGGTCGAGCGCGGCGCGGGCGAGCTGCTGGTCAACTCCATCGACGCCGACGGCACCAAGCAGGGCTTCGACCTCGAGCTGATCGCCGCCATGCGCGAGCTCAGCTCCGTCCCCGTCATCGCCTCCGGGGGAGCCGGCGCCGTGGAGCACTTCGCCCCCGCGATCGAGGCCGGCGCCGACGCGGTCCTGGCCGCCTCCGTCTTCCACAATCGCGAGCTGACGATCGGCGACGTCAAGCGCGCCCTCGGCGACTCCGGGATCGAGATCCGATGACGAACCCCTCCGACCTCACCGCCGTGCTCGACCGCGCCGCCTTCGACGCGAACGGGCTGCTGCCGGCGATCATCCAGCAGCACGACAGCCGCGAGGTCCTGATGATGGGCTGGATGGACCGCGAGGCCCTCCGCCGCACGCTCACCGAGGGCCGGGTGACCTTCTGGTCGCGCTCGCGTCAGGAGTACTGGCGCAAGGGCGACACCTCGGGGCACGCCCAGTACGTGCGCGGGGCCGCGCTCGACTGCGACGCCGACACCCTCCTGGTGCAGGTCGAGCAGGTCGGGGCCGCCTGCCACACGGGCGCGCACGCCTGCTTCGACGTGGACCCGCTCGACCCGGTCGCCGACCTCGAACCGGGGGAGTGAGACCGTGACCGGCCGGCGCCTGAAGTCCGCGGTGATCCTCGGGATCGTCCTGCTCGCGGCGCTCGAGCTCACCTCCTCCACGCAGACCTGGTTCACGCTCGGCCTCACCGCCACGGAGGGCGACGGCGCGTCCCTCGACGTGGTCGGCACGGTCGCCGCTCCGGCGCTCTCGGCGCTGGCCCTGGCGGGCCTCGCCCTCGCGGCCGCCCTCGCCATCGCCGGCCCCGCCTTCCGGGTCGTCCTCGGCGTCCTGCAGGTGGTCCTCGGCGGCTCCGTCGTCCTCGCCGCGTCGACCGCGCTCGGAGATCCGGTGCGGGCGGGCTCCTCGCTCGTCACGAACGCCACCGCGATCGCGGGCCAGGAGTCGGTCGCCGCCCTCGTCGACTCGTCCTCCTCGACCGCCTGGCCGTTCGTCGCGCTCGTGTCCGGAGTGGTGACCGCCGTCCTCGGTGCCGCGGTCGTCGCGACCGTCCGCCGCTGGCCCGACGCGGAGAAGAAGCGCGTCTCCCGCTTCGAGCCGGCCGACGGCTACGGGCACGGCGCGTCGACCGTCGAGACCGAGGAGGGCACCATCGATCCCGTCGTCTCGTGGGACGAGCTCTCGCGCGGCGACGACCCCACCTCCTCCCGCTGAGGCGCGGGCCGCTCGGGCGCCGCACGCTAGACTGCTGGGGTCCCGATGCACGTCCAGGAGGAGACCCATGAGCACCGAGCACGACGACGACAACCACGGCCACTCGCCCGCAGCGTGGACGGCCATCGTCATCATGCTGCTGGGATTCACGGTCGGCACGGTCGCGTTCTTCTTCGACCAGGCGCTCGTGGTCTGGCTCTCGGCCGGCCTCGTCGTGGTGGGCCTGCTCGTCGGCATCGTGATGGCCCGGATGGGCTACGGAGTCGACGGCGCCAAGGCCAACCCGAAGGCGCGCGCGTAGAGTGCTCACCGATCTGACCTCCGGCGCCCTGGCCGACGCGGCCCGTCGCCGCGAGAGCGTGCCCCTCGAGGTCCTCGAGCGTCTCGCCGCCGATCGCGCCCCGGCACTCGACGCCCTCGCCGCTCTCGCTCCTGCGGAGCGCGTGCGCATCATCGCCGAGGTGAAGCGCTCGAGCCCCTCGCGCGGCGCCCTCGCCGAGATCCCCGATCCGGCGGAGCTGGCCTCGAAGTACGAGCTCG
The genomic region above belongs to Rathayibacter sp. VKM Ac-2759 and contains:
- a CDS encoding Trp biosynthesis-associated membrane protein, giving the protein MTGRRLKSAVILGIVLLAALELTSSTQTWFTLGLTATEGDGASLDVVGTVAAPALSALALAGLALAAALAIAGPAFRVVLGVLQVVLGGSVVLAASTALGDPVRAGSSLVTNATAIAGQESVAALVDSSSSTAWPFVALVSGVVTAVLGAAVVATVRRWPDAEKKRVSRFEPADGYGHGASTVETEEGTIDPVVSWDELSRGDDPTSSR
- a CDS encoding transcription antitermination factor NusB; the protein is MSAVAAARQVAYDVLRAVSGSDAYANLVLPARIRAAGLSPADAGLATELCYGTLRLSGYYDRVIALAAGRAVDAIDAPVLDALRLGVHQLLGTRVAPHAAVNESVALVAADSSRGAVAFANAVLRTVSRSSAEEWRERVSTAASSGDDRLAALSSHPVWIVKALRRALAAEGAADELDALLAADNAAPRVNLVALPGLAGAAEMPDAEGDRYSPVGLVSTGGDPEAFPAVHEGRVRVQDEGSQLAALALSRARPVVPGERWLDLCAGPGGKAALLAAEARGGGAMLLANEVVPGRAGLVRQALAAVDPSVEVRVGDGREIGREHPGAFDRILLDAPCTGLGALRRRPEARWRKSADDVAQLAALQGELLDAALEALAPGGLLAYVTCSPHLGETRRVLALAEERHPGALEPLDTPAVLRTITREPLPLGGDGSHVQLWPHRHGTDAMFIQLLRRT
- the hisI gene encoding phosphoribosyl-AMP cyclohydrolase, with amino-acid sequence MTNPSDLTAVLDRAAFDANGLLPAIIQQHDSREVLMMGWMDREALRRTLTEGRVTFWSRSRQEYWRKGDTSGHAQYVRGAALDCDADTLLVQVEQVGAACHTGAHACFDVDPLDPVADLEPGE
- a CDS encoding phosphoribosyl-ATP diphosphatase, with translation MKTFDDLFAELGEKAAARPEGSGTVRELDAGVHFIGKKIVEEAAEVWMAAEYEGDERTAEEISQLLYHLQVLMLAKGLSTADVYRHL
- the hisG gene encoding ATP phosphoribosyltransferase, with protein sequence MTTTPPATTALLRVAVPNKGSLSETAGQMLAEAGYAGRRDPKELHVVDERNGVEFFYLRPRDIATYVGSGALDVGVTGRDLLIDSGSEAREIASLGFADSTFRFAGPAGRYTALEEIDGLRVATSYPGLVGGFLREHGVDVTLIRLDGAVESAIQLGVADVIADVVETGTTLRKAGLEIFGPVILDSTAVLVSSAGEPAGIPVLLRRLQGVLVAREYVLLDYDCPASLLEEATAIAPGFESPTVSPLHDPEWLAVRVMVTRADMNQVMDRLYDLGARAILVTSIHAARL
- the rpe gene encoding ribulose-phosphate 3-epimerase → MPARINPSILSADFVNFEAELQRIATADLVHVDVMDNHFVPNLTFGLPMVQRLQEVSPRPLDVHLMIDDPDRWAPGYAETGAYSVTFHAEAARDAVALARRLREIGARAGIALKPSTPVDEYLDLLPEFDQVLVMTVEPGFGGQSFMAETMPKLHALRSVVDRTGLDVWLQVDGGIAPGTIEIAAEAGADTFVAGSAVFGADDPEAAIAALRDTATAHLHRH
- a CDS encoding DUF6704 family protein, with product MSTEHDDDNHGHSPAAWTAIVIMLLGFTVGTVAFFFDQALVVWLSAGLVVVGLLVGIVMARMGYGVDGAKANPKARA
- the hisF gene encoding imidazole glycerol phosphate synthase subunit HisF, translated to MSLAVRVIPCLDVAAGRVVKGVNFQNLRDAGDPVELARLYFEQGADELTFLDVTATVDDRSTTYDVVRATAEQVFIPLTVGGGVRGVEDVSRLLAHGADKVGVNSAAIARPELVGEIADVFGAQVLVLSLDVKRSDATASGFVVTTHGGRRETTLDALAWAAEAVERGAGELLVNSIDADGTKQGFDLELIAAMRELSSVPVIASGGAGAVEHFAPAIEAGADAVLAASVFHNRELTIGDVKRALGDSGIEIR